The Thunnus albacares chromosome 13, fThuAlb1.1, whole genome shotgun sequence genome segment AACAGTCTGTGACTTAGCAAAGTGAAAACAGTGTAAAACTGAAGtcaaaatgtcaaggtatcctTTTAAATGCTAAGAATCTCCAATGGACAGACTCCATGTTAGTACCTCAGAGTTTAAGATTCACAAGTCATCTATTATACAAACACCTAATTTCACCTCTAAAGGATAATAAAGGCCCAGATCATCCCCCCCCAAAAAGCAGTGACAGAGAAAGCAGTGACGACAGAACAGTGTGTGAGACTGAGACTGAATAAAACACTGAAGGAAATGCTCAGGCAGGAAATGTGCAGCTACAATAATTAAGtctataaaaacagaaacagactagCTTTTCTATTTGTGGGTTCATTACCTTAATCAGTGGGAGGCTAACTGTGTTCATTTGATTAATTACCTTCTTCTGATTTCAACAGCTGCTGCAATCTGCGGTCAGCACACAGTCGTGTACGGAGCCATTTTACTAATAAAGAGAGTATATGACAGCAGACAAATGCTGCTCCTACTcgttcaattcaattcaattagtTCGAGTTGAATTTCAAATCAATGCAATACATGTAGAAATAAGTCAACACTATCATGCCCGGACAGAATGTGTTTCGACTCATATTTTAGCCTGAGCAATTCacaaattaatgaaataataatatatttttaaacactaCAGGTGTTACTTACAGCAGGGTTTTGCTGtcaccatgacaaaaaaatatatgtttttgtgttataATGATAAAGTGTATTTCTTTATTACAAAATTtgttataataatgttttttactGTGACAAACAGACCAACCACAGGATTTTTTAATAACAGATATTAGTTTTTTAGAATTAAATCTGGACTACTATTAATCCACCTTCTGGACATGAACCGCCAAGGAAGTGATTTGTATAAgcggtatatatatatatatatatatatatatatgcaaccATGGTAACACGCATTTGCATAGGCAAGTCATTTACATGGATGATCCACAACCAGAAAGTGAAAGGCAGTTAAAACAGCACTTTGCAGTTCTTGTGTCAGTCTGTGAATTTTAGCAGTTCTTCATtaacagtgaatgaaatgtgGCCACACAGTAATTATCTCCTCTGGAATATTACAGTACCATCCTGTTTCCACCTGTCTGTCATTATTCATAACATGATACAAGTCCAGATATAGTTTTGACTAATAATATCATAATTTGCTTATGATGAGTTGTTTTTCCTcttataatgagaaaaaaaacatcttgttatAACAAGTAAAGTATCAAAAAGGTGCTCTCGTTATTACAAGAAGGTTTTCTCCTGATATTCAGAAACTGAgcaattttttttgtcatggtggcagcagtATCCTGCCATAGTTGCTAAAACACTAAGACAGCAGACAAATGACACACGCAGTTAAACAATTAAATGTGTGTGCTCCTACTGTACATCTGTTACTGTTAATATATCAGCTATATATTAGTATCAGCGTATGCATGGTAGACCAAAGCATGCAGTGCCAAAGTCACACCTGAGCTGAAACAAGAAGTAAATTCCCATATTTGTTTTTAGCCACAGGAGATTTGACTTTTTGCATTTCAAGAGGGTAATAGAGGGTTTTATTCTTATGTCATACAACAGTGAGAGTGCTTTAAACATGTCCAGTTTATTGCCCAAACTGAGCGTGCATATTTCTTGTCATATTTCTagcaaaaatcataataaaatcagtaattattaacatttattatcACTCTTTAAAATCAAGAAGAGGGATCAGTGACACTTCTTGCATCATTCTTGAGTAATTCATTCTCTTACACACAGTGTCGTTCCCCTgccttttttttatctctttcatACTCAAATCTATTTTTGAAAGCTTCTGATCTTGCTGATCTTATGATCTTGAAActtcaacattaaaaaaaaaaaaactttgataGGGCTTAGATGGAACTTTCAGACAAATTTACTTCCATGTTTCAGCTCTataataaaggttaaaaaggATTAAAGTGAGGGGTGGGCGAGGGGGGGGGGCTATGGTTTACAGATCTGAGATAGACACACAGTTAACACGGCATTCATGATTGCTACTATTATAGTTCAAGCTCAGTGTCACTACTCTGTTGCGCAGCACTATAAGCCCTAATATGAGGTCTATTGTTAAGAAGGTGCAGCAATTAATGAGCAAAATATCACAAACAGCCGTCCTTCTACGAGACAGACCAGATgattaatgaagaaaacattatcACATCATCTTCGATTGATATCACCTCTCAAATCTGGTTCAATTACAAGGAGGAAGTATAAATAAAAGACTGAATAAGAAACAGGTGAATATATTATGGAGCTCTACATCTAACAGTTTGTAATCTTAAATCGAATAAGAATAATTTTCTTATCAGTAAAATTCTTATaaaaaggtatactatgcaggatttttctacaaaacaatGTATGGACGCATACAAAAatcctctcaatcatcacttatgaacCACTAGAAGTGTATGACAGTGTATTTATCTACAGACACCCTGCCCTCTACCTGTATTTTCTTatcattttgctgtgtttgggatgTTTCTGGCTGTCAACGTTTGGGCGGTGGGTGTTTATCCCCCAGCCATTAACAGCATGCAGagtgtgaggtcgggactcgtaGCGTcgcgaccaggttacatcactgtctctgtctctctgcactgctctctgtctgtgtcatggatgtatgaagagaacaggtctgtgtctgtttggccgagggcagggctgagctacacacacgcagagcagagaggacaaAGCGGACACGATGAAGCTGCGCTTTGGCTGCATTCACTCCAAATCCGACAACGTGGCACCTTtctgcagggttgtgcagaggctgcgtttatttgtgctttagaacgtaaccaccGTGACACAATCAGAAAATTATGTTTCATTTATCTGATTTactgctttgttctctctaccaccgctccctctcttcattcactctctagctcgctcgaccaccactgttctctctctctctctctctctctctcactcgctctGGTGTCGCtgagccggggaggaggggcaaactttgaatgttgtgtttacaaacaccaactgacaaatcctgcatagtatacctttaaggaCATAAAAAGGATAATTAAAAAGTTCCTAAGAAAACTGTTTATACTGAGCACTGATCTTGGGTTCGTGTATCTGTGATTTGACAGAAAACTGACCTTCTGACCCAGGAAAAGGCTCTTGGTGGAGAGCACGGTGAAGCTGTCGGCTGGAGATCCCTCTGTGGTGCTGTCTGCCGACGCCGCCTTGCTCACCTCACCCTGTTTCTGTTGAGGACAGAGTACACAATGTTGATACTACGTGACTCTAAATATACCAATAttcttttctgtctccctctattgggaggtcagaggtcaggatcAGCTACAGAGCATCGCCctttttagtaattttttaagcaaatatgccaaaagtTTGCTGTTTTCAGACTCTTCAATGTGaaaatttaatgcttttctttgctgcatatgacagtaaactgaataggTTTTGTATTGTTGGTTGgccaaaacaagacatttgaagatgttgacgttttatagaccaaacgattatcgagaaaataatcggtagattaaatgataatgaaaatacttaGTTGCAGCACTAGTTTAAGCCATTTAgtgtacatacatatacaaacagacaaacctgcccccaaaataaaacaaatctgattGTAGTCCCTAAAATTTAACCAATAACTTTTGGACTTGTCCCAACTTTGTCAAAATGTGAAAtcagttaaaaacacatcaggaaATAATTAAATACGTGCATCAGTCCAGATCTCATTTCGATAAATTCTGATTTCCAAGTATGAAGAAACGCTGGCAATAAGACGTCaacatttatctatttatttctcattttactCTCCTGGGTCTCATGTTCttatttatacaaaaaaatcacatgttTGAATGACTCTCAGTTATCCAAACTAATCAAACTACAGGACTGAAGATGAACAAGACCCGACAGCTTGCTCCAGACATGACTGGTGAGGTTTGACATGTTTGACGTGTTTATGAAACTGTGCTCGATTATAAGACAAAGCTTGGCATTTTCACCCCTTTAATTCAGAGATCCAGCTCAGGTTATTGCTttgtaaacatgtttctttttaaaaaaaaaaatctgtatttcttcataaactttttttttttgtttaatttgaacatGTTTATAACAATCAGCATCCCAAAACATTAAGTGGTGCTCTTAAGCagccaaataaatatttaatcacaGGTGTTGAGTAATGAAACTTTACCCACGTTCAGCATTAATTACGTAGCCTGCTAATATCATGCCATACCTTAGCCTTCCCTCCTGCCTTTTTCCCACTCATTTTGTTAGCCGCTGTTTTCTTGACCGACTTGGGTTTCTTCTCTGGGGCGGGTGAGACGGGTGTTTCCAGTTTGCCCTTTGCGCCTCTCTTCTTAGCCAGCAGCTCTGGATGGATGTTAGGCAGGACTCCACCTGCTGCGATGGTCACACCTTTCAGCAACTGAGACGGCAAGACAAAGCAAAAGACATGTGGAGTTCACATGGTCCCGTGCTGACTGGAAGGTAAGAAATCAATCTAAAAATGTGTGGTGGGCGTTAGAAAATACTGACAATGATATTAATCATACacgttttttttgtaaatgggGTAAAGCCTGAAAAGTGGCGgatcaaatatgaaaataaatgtgacaTAATATCAATTTTCAAGTAGCTGCTGACCTGGTTTAACTCCTCATCGTTGGCGATGGCCAGCAGGATGTGTCGTGGTGTGACGCGACCTTTCTTATTGTCTCTGGCTGCATTCCCCGCCAATTCCAGGATTTCCGCtacaaatgtaaagaaaaaatatcaagAGAGTTCATCAATCAACATCGTAGAGCATGAGGAGTATAGAAAAATCAGTTCATGTCTCTGAACGCTTAGGTGAACCGAatgttgttatgttttataAAATTAGTGTAGTGTAAAAATTAATCAGTATACACGAGAACAGAACAAAATGGCGACAACTACACTCAAAGTGCAAGCATGCCTCCAAATGTAACccatcaacttttttttttttttttttttagcaaatacCAGGAGATTAGGTGATTTCTGAACTGTGAAATCCCTGAATATACAGCTTTAAAGTGCCTCCTCATCAGTAATCACAAACTGTCATATCTCTACGCTGAAGCTGATGTCGGCAAGTTTGTGTGGGAAAGCTTCCTAATTTCTACATGTAGCAGTTGCCTCTTTGGTTGCATTACTTTCTTTTTgatatcaataaatataaaaaaagagtcATTTGTGCCAAAAcaattacacatttaaaaaactttcACTTGAGAGTACAgtaataaattacagtaaagtgacTACTGCACTCAGATTCCTTCACATCCACTCTCACAGAGTGCTGCAGTTGTAGCTGCAGTATTAATATTCAGTATTACCTGGAGCAATAAACGCCTAAAACAACGTGTAttatgtacatactgtatgttgttaacTCACCAGTGAGATACTCAAGGACAGCAGCCAGGTAGACGGGCGCTCCCACCCCGATGCGGTATTTTGGCAGGCCCCTCTTGATGTAGCGCAGCATGCGCCCCACAGGGAAGATGACCCCGGCCTTGGTGGACCGGGACGTCTTAGTCGacttcttctttcctcctcgGCTCGACATGGTTCTGAGATCGCTACCAGTGTCAGGCTCTGCAGGGACACATCAGCGATAATCCATTAACACATATGAATATTactgattttctttcttctcattttaaaaggtgaaataaatacattagaCAACATTTGTAAATACAAACTCATCTCAAACAGAGGCAAAACACCCCCTCCGATCTTCCCAAACTTAAATTCTGCAGATTCATCCTATTTGCACACATCAAATTCTCCTCTTGAGTAAAGAGACTATAAACCGTCTCCCAATAAAGCAGTTAAACTAAAGgcccaaacacactgaaagcaaTAAATGACGCGCCTCATTTGACActccaaaatcaaaacaaggtCAGAGTAGGGGCGTCAAGGCAGTTTGTCGCGCCTCATAACGCTTTTGTTGTGCATTCggccatttaaaacaataggTGTACTGCAAAACATGAGCGTCAGATGCTTTCAGTGTATTTGGGCCTAACGGGAACTGATCACTCCTGTTCCTGGGACTGGCTGGGAATCACTGAATAATTTAAAAGCATAAATTCTGACACTTTAAAAACATACTAAAATTATACTTTTGTGATGTCTGTctttgcagagagaaaacactgacaggGAACATTCTTCTCAGTATGACACAAATGCATTCAATCTGTTTTCTAAATAATGTTACAACAAACTAAATGCAATtcttgtaaatatttaaaaagtgttcTGAAGATCTAACACATTTTGACGTCTTAAAACTGATACATAAAAGCTTTTATAGCAGGAAATGCATTCCAACGTCCACATCTAACCccttataataaataaaaatatttttgttgctgtcaTATGAAACTCCCTCGTTTAAGACTTTCAGTAAGTTATGCTTTGTTCACATAAACTTATTGACTATTAATCCCCTGAATGCATCCATAAGAACGACAGCTCATGTCTCTCATGGTAATGTGCAGCTTAGATTTGGCCCTGAATGCAACTACTTACTGAATATAACTTTCTTACTGGAGCATCAAAGTGTGAATGGGTTCAGTCTCCTGGTTTTGTAGTCTGTGATTTCTCtagaaacacatgaataaaGACTTGTCGTCGCCTCTGGTAACGGCCATTAAATACCAGAAAGAAATGAGCcacaagaaacaagaaactCTCCTTGTCAAACATAAGACAAAGTGTTTTTGTCGCTGACTAACCCAAGGTGATTTAGGACACAATATGCTGCTTAGCCTCATGACTCTCATTCATTAAGCATGTTGGTGCAGTAATTACCAAAGATTCACATCAGGCTTTCTATGTGTTTTCTTTCAATTAGCCTCAGGCCAAAGAGCAGCCTGAATGTCACATCAACTGAAGGAAAACAAGGATTATCATAAAAGCAGTGCTGCaaacagatattttattattaacatattaacattaaaatccTAACATCCTGGGACTGTTCAATTATTATATGTAAATATGCATATGGTAATGATTTAGGTGGTTAAACTCATatattataaaacaatataaaatatctcAAGTCAATCCTGTAGATTATGTCATCATGTCAAAAATGATTGTGAATTAATGTCATCTGTTAGTGAGCCAGATGCAGACACCAATTAGCTGTTTGTACTGGTAATCAATTAGCCCCCTACCATAGGCCAGGCTATTTCTTTAACCTGGTCAAATGCATGGATTTCACACGCTTAATCATATCAAACATAACCTTATT includes the following:
- the LOC122995204 gene encoding core histone macro-H2A.1 isoform X2; translated protein: MSSRGGKKKSTKTSRSTKAGVIFPVGRMLRYIKRGLPKYRIGVGAPVYLAAVLEYLTAEILELAGNAARDNKKGRVTPRHILLAIANDEELNQLLKGVTIAAGGVLPNIHPELLAKKRGAKGKLETPVSPAPEKKPKSVKKTAANKMSGKKAGGKAKKQGEVSKAASADSTTEGSPADSFTVLSTKSLFLGQKLQVVQADISIVESDAVVHPTNTSLYTGGEVGSALEKKGGKEFTEALQELRKKNGPLEVAGAVLTGGFGLPAKYVIHCNSPGWGSDKCEELLDKTVKNCLALADEKKLKSVAFPSIGSGRNGFPKQTAAQLILKAISTYFVATMSSTIKTVYFVLFDSESIGIYVQEMAKLETS
- the LOC122995204 gene encoding core histone macro-H2A.1 isoform X1, translated to MSSRGGKKKSTKTSRSTKAGVIFPVGRMLRYIKRGLPKYRIGVGAPVYLAAVLEYLTAEILELAGNAARDNKKGRVTPRHILLAIANDEELNQLLKGVTIAAGGVLPNIHPELLAKKRGAKGKLETPVSPAPEKKPKSVKKTAANKMSGKKAGGKAKKQGEVSKAASADSTTEGSPADSFTVLSTKSLFLGQKLNLIHSEVSNLAGFDVEGVINPTNAELELKDDLGSALEKKGGKEFTEALQELRKKNGPLEVAGAVLTGGFGLPAKYVIHCNSPGWGSDKCEELLDKTVKNCLALADEKKLKSVAFPSIGSGRNGFPKQTAAQLILKAISTYFVATMSSTIKTVYFVLFDSESIGIYVQEMAKLETS